The following proteins come from a genomic window of Thermodesulfobacteriota bacterium:
- a CDS encoding HAD-IC family P-type ATPase — translation MPPGASPARPLAASSVVATIHDAVRGRARFRVPGLRRSKALKVHLESRLLAFPGIGPVSASTVTGHLLVFYNSLQSSRSVKSCVEAVLGAAAGKGTPAPPSPVPQVAAPRPRPPGASVPRPASATPALSWHALDRQEVVQALTTSPAGLSQKEADRRLARYGPNLLPEAVPRSPWRVLAEQLASVPVALLAGAAVLSAATGGLVDAVVIMGVVGINAAIGYVTESQTERTIHALKDLVRPRALTLRDGQVRDTGVEELVPGDVLVLRPGQYVAADARLVESARLSIDESALTGESVPAAKQAEVTVEAAMPLPDRCNMVYLGTLVTGGQGLAVVTATGSQTEVGAIQTMVGRETAPATPMEQQLDRLGTQMSVVSGVLCGLVFVLGLLRGQGFIPMLKAAISLAVAAVPEGLPTVATTTLALGVRAMRRRGVLVRHLDAIEALGATQVLCLDKTGTITANRMTVVEVLVGGRSHALDGPRAPLSLGDGEGLANEARALAAVACLCTESEVIPGEGEVVVSGSPTEKALVHMAMDAGLDVAAMLLALPRASILHRAEGRNLMVTLHTNGGGPRLAAVKGSPLEVLALASCHMQGGEVRPLDDETREFLRQENEVMAGKALRVLGLAYALLDEDDSVTDAEALAGCQLTWLGLVGMADPVRPGVRALIARFHRAGVKTVMITGDQSPTAYAVGKALDISGSEPLGILDSTTFSHLPPEALQALAAQAAVFSRVSPAHKLEIVRALQASGRVVAMTGDGINDGPALKAADIGIAMGGTGTDVAREVADVILEDDQLDTMLEAVAQGRTIHGNVRKALHFLLATNLSEIIVVFAANAAGLGQPLTEMQLLWINLVTDIFPGLALSLEPAEADVLWQPPRDPREPIVHRAHLARLGREAAVLGASSLAAYGYGLARYGRGPRAGGLAFLSLTIGQLLHALSCRSDRHTVLDYGHLAPNRHLSRALLGSLALQGAAILVPGLRSFLGVAALGVSDLLVVGAAAGLPLVVNETVKKATTARRPPATPLPPVPAC, via the coding sequence ATGCCGCCCGGCGCTTCGCCTGCTCGGCCCCTGGCCGCATCGTCCGTGGTCGCCACCATCCACGATGCGGTCAGGGGCCGAGCCCGTTTCCGGGTGCCGGGGCTGCGGCGCAGCAAGGCCCTGAAGGTCCATCTGGAAAGCCGGCTGCTCGCCTTTCCCGGCATCGGTCCGGTGTCGGCCAGCACGGTCACCGGCCACCTCCTCGTTTTCTACAACTCCCTTCAGTCCAGCCGGTCGGTGAAATCCTGCGTCGAGGCCGTGCTGGGGGCGGCCGCTGGAAAGGGCACCCCGGCTCCGCCGTCCCCGGTGCCGCAGGTGGCCGCTCCCCGACCCCGGCCGCCAGGGGCCAGCGTGCCCCGACCGGCCAGCGCGACCCCCGCCCTCTCCTGGCATGCCCTGGACCGCCAGGAGGTGGTGCAGGCGCTTACGACCTCTCCGGCCGGCCTGAGCCAGAAGGAGGCGGACCGCCGGCTGGCCCGCTACGGCCCCAATCTGCTGCCCGAGGCAGTGCCCCGGTCGCCCTGGCGCGTCCTCGCCGAGCAGCTGGCCTCGGTGCCGGTGGCGCTCCTGGCCGGGGCCGCGGTCCTGTCCGCTGCCACCGGCGGCCTGGTGGACGCGGTGGTGATCATGGGGGTGGTGGGCATCAACGCCGCCATCGGCTACGTCACGGAAAGCCAGACCGAGCGCACCATCCATGCCCTGAAGGATCTGGTGCGGCCCCGGGCCCTGACCTTGCGGGATGGGCAGGTCCGGGACACCGGCGTCGAGGAGCTGGTGCCAGGGGATGTGCTGGTCCTGCGCCCCGGCCAGTACGTCGCCGCCGACGCCCGGCTGGTGGAGAGCGCCCGGCTGTCCATCGACGAGTCGGCCTTGACCGGTGAGAGCGTGCCCGCGGCCAAGCAGGCCGAGGTGACGGTGGAGGCGGCGATGCCCCTGCCGGACCGCTGCAACATGGTCTATCTCGGCACTCTGGTCACCGGGGGCCAGGGCCTGGCGGTGGTGACCGCCACCGGCAGCCAGACCGAGGTGGGTGCCATCCAGACCATGGTGGGCCGGGAGACCGCACCGGCCACCCCCATGGAGCAGCAGCTGGACCGGCTGGGCACCCAGATGTCGGTGGTCTCGGGCGTGCTGTGCGGCCTGGTCTTTGTCCTTGGACTCCTGCGAGGCCAGGGCTTCATCCCCATGCTGAAGGCCGCCATCTCCCTGGCCGTGGCCGCGGTCCCTGAAGGGCTGCCCACGGTGGCCACCACCACCCTGGCCCTGGGGGTGCGCGCCATGCGCCGCCGGGGGGTGCTGGTCCGCCACCTCGACGCCATCGAGGCCCTGGGCGCCACCCAGGTGCTGTGCCTGGACAAGACCGGCACCATCACCGCCAACCGCATGACCGTGGTGGAGGTGCTGGTGGGTGGCCGCAGCCATGCCCTGGACGGGCCGCGTGCCCCCCTGTCCCTGGGCGATGGCGAGGGACTGGCCAACGAGGCCCGGGCCCTGGCCGCGGTGGCCTGTCTGTGCACCGAAAGCGAGGTCATCCCCGGCGAGGGCGAGGTGGTGGTGAGCGGCTCGCCCACCGAAAAAGCGCTGGTGCACATGGCCATGGATGCCGGTCTCGACGTGGCGGCCATGCTCCTGGCCCTGCCCCGCGCGAGCATCCTGCACCGGGCCGAGGGCCGCAACCTCATGGTGACCCTGCACACCAACGGCGGTGGCCCGCGCCTGGCAGCCGTCAAGGGCAGCCCCCTGGAGGTCCTGGCACTGGCCTCCTGCCATATGCAAGGCGGCGAGGTCCGGCCCCTGGACGACGAGACCCGGGAATTCCTGCGCCAGGAGAACGAGGTCATGGCCGGCAAGGCCTTGCGGGTCCTGGGTCTGGCCTACGCCCTCCTGGACGAGGACGACTCCGTCACCGACGCGGAGGCCCTGGCCGGCTGCCAGCTCACCTGGCTGGGCCTGGTGGGGATGGCCGATCCGGTGCGGCCCGGGGTGCGGGCCCTCATCGCCCGCTTCCACCGGGCCGGCGTCAAGACGGTGATGATCACCGGCGACCAGTCGCCCACCGCCTACGCGGTGGGCAAGGCCCTGGACATCTCCGGCTCGGAGCCCCTTGGCATCCTGGACTCCACCACCTTCAGCCATCTGCCGCCCGAGGCCCTCCAGGCCCTGGCGGCCCAGGCCGCGGTCTTCTCCCGGGTGAGTCCGGCCCACAAGCTGGAGATCGTCCGGGCCTTGCAGGCCAGCGGCCGGGTGGTGGCCATGACCGGCGACGGCATCAACGATGGCCCGGCCCTGAAGGCCGCCGACATCGGCATCGCCATGGGTGGCACCGGCACCGATGTGGCCCGGGAGGTGGCGGATGTCATCCTGGAGGATGACCAGCTGGACACCATGCTGGAGGCAGTGGCCCAGGGCCGCACCATCCACGGCAACGTGCGCAAGGCCCTGCATTTCCTCCTCGCCACCAACTTGAGCGAGATCATCGTCGTCTTCGCCGCCAATGCCGCCGGCCTGGGCCAGCCCTTGACCGAGATGCAGCTCTTGTGGATCAACCTGGTCACGGACATCTTCCCGGGCCTGGCCCTGTCCCTGGAGCCGGCCGAGGCAGACGTTCTTTGGCAGCCGCCCCGGGACCCCCGGGAGCCCATCGTCCACCGGGCGCACCTGGCGCGGCTGGGCCGGGAGGCAGCGGTGCTGGGGGCCTCCTCCCTGGCCGCCTACGGTTACGGGCTGGCCCGTTACGGCCGGGGCCCCCGGGCCGGCGGCCTGGCCTTCCTGTCCCTCACCATCGGCCAGCTCCTGCACGCCCTGTCCTGCCGCTCCGACCGCCACACGGTGCTGGACTATGGCCACCTGGCGCCCAACCGGCACCTGTCCCGGGCCCTTTTGGGATCCCTGGCCCTGCAAGGGGCGGCCATTCTGGTGCCCGGCCTGCGCTCCTTCCTGGGCGTGGCCGCCCTGGGGGTGAGCGATCTTCTGGTGGTGGGGGCCGCCGCTGGCCTGCCGCTTGTCGTCAACGAAACCGTGAAGAAGGCCACCACGGCCCGGCGGCCGCCGGCCACCCCCTTGCCGCCGGTGCCGGCCTGCTGA
- a CDS encoding HMA2 domain-containing protein: MGSLPEARLAHQLPGRARLRIPSRQGDPVFFAGLEPQLLALPGCLAVVSHAPRGSLVVHHTGSLQALARQARQAGLFDLAAGPEAKRPWAQGPVSVAVALRQEVRAADQQVRRATGGRFDLPTLAGIGLLGAGVLQILRGNLRAPAWYTLFWYGLTLLSGVQVGGRRPEAAGAQGPATGVSRD; encoded by the coding sequence GTGGGCAGCCTGCCTGAGGCGCGGCTTGCCCACCAGCTCCCCGGCCGTGCTCGCCTGCGGATCCCCTCCCGGCAGGGAGATCCGGTCTTCTTCGCCGGCCTGGAGCCGCAGCTTCTGGCCCTGCCCGGCTGCCTGGCCGTCGTAAGCCATGCCCCCCGAGGCAGCCTGGTGGTGCACCACACCGGCAGTCTGCAGGCCTTGGCTCGCCAGGCCCGGCAGGCCGGGCTGTTCGATCTTGCCGCCGGGCCGGAGGCCAAGCGCCCGTGGGCCCAGGGCCCGGTCTCGGTGGCCGTGGCCTTGCGGCAGGAGGTCCGGGCCGCCGATCAGCAGGTGCGCCGGGCCACCGGCGGCCGCTTTGACCTGCCGACCTTGGCGGGCATCGGCCTTCTGGGGGCCGGCGTGCTGCAGATCCTGCGGGGCAATCTGCGGGCTCCGGCCTGGTACACCCTGTTCTGGTACGGCCTCACCCTCCTGTCCGGGGTCCAGGTGGGCGGGAGGAGGCCGGAGGCGGCAGGCGCGCAGGGTCCTGCGACGGGAGTCTCCCGGGACTGA
- a CDS encoding DUF5132 domain-containing protein, which yields MGMVGDLLKGKTLVGLAVGLGAAVLAPRLLPVLAQAAKPVAKAAIKSGLVLFEKGKELAAETGEIVEDLWAEAKAEVEEEHALAAGMAGTGAACPQEQPEPEAGRLAVDEADSGQPA from the coding sequence ATGGGCATGGTGGGAGATCTTCTCAAGGGCAAGACGCTGGTGGGCCTGGCGGTTGGCCTGGGGGCGGCGGTGCTGGCGCCACGCCTTCTGCCGGTGCTGGCCCAGGCTGCCAAGCCGGTGGCCAAGGCGGCCATCAAGAGCGGCCTGGTGCTGTTCGAAAAGGGCAAAGAGCTGGCTGCCGAGACCGGCGAGATCGTCGAGGACCTGTGGGCGGAGGCCAAGGCCGAGGTGGAGGAGGAGCACGCCCTGGCTGCTGGCATGGCCGGGACCGGAGCTGCCTGTCCCCAGGAGCAGCCGGAGCCGGAGGCGGGGCGACTGGCCGTGGACGAGGCCGACAGTGGGCAGCCTGCCTGA
- a CDS encoding HMA2 domain-containing protein produces the protein MGYYKHHVPGRLRIRSPRVRRNEAAAQETERLISQLAGVRSVQANPVTGSVTVQYDRERLTPVAILRLLEREGLFDPKQAMSHDQHLAHTSGRMGELVGKVVMSLAMDRALAGTGLSFLSALI, from the coding sequence ATGGGCTACTACAAGCATCACGTTCCGGGACGGCTGCGCATCAGGAGTCCAAGGGTGCGCCGCAACGAGGCCGCGGCCCAGGAGACCGAACGGCTCATCAGCCAGCTGGCTGGCGTGCGCTCGGTGCAGGCCAACCCGGTCACCGGCAGTGTCACCGTGCAATACGATCGGGAGCGCCTCACCCCGGTGGCCATCCTCCGCCTCCTGGAGCGGGAAGGCCTCTTCGATCCGAAGCAGGCCATGAGCCACGACCAGCATCTGGCCCACACCTCCGGCAGGATGGGAGAGCTGGTGGGCAAGGTGGTGATGAGCCTGGCCATGGATCGAGCCCTGGCCGGCACCGGCCTGTCCTTCCTCTCCGCCCTGATCTGA
- a CDS encoding Insertion element protein: protein MDADSRIGEPTEEGGAAGGAASELPACPRCGGGAVYRYGHDRHGTRRCRCQVCGRQFSLGHTRPEMDDRPACPVCGSRMHICQRAARGLVLRCAAYPICRTYHRIELCED from the coding sequence ATGGACGCTGACAGCAGGATCGGCGAGCCGACAGAGGAGGGGGGAGCTGCGGGCGGTGCCGCAAGCGAGCTGCCGGCCTGCCCCCGCTGCGGCGGCGGCGCGGTCTACCGCTACGGCCATGACCGCCACGGGACCAGACGCTGCCGCTGCCAGGTCTGCGGCCGCCAGTTCAGCCTCGGCCACACCCGGCCGGAAATGGACGACCGCCCGGCCTGCCCTGTCTGTGGCAGCCGGATGCACATCTGTCAGCGGGCCGCACGGGGCCTGGTGCTCCGCTGCGCCGCCTATCCGATCTGCAGGACCTATCACAGGATCGAGCTTTGCGAGGACTGA